From Drosophila suzukii chromosome 2R, CBGP_Dsuzu_IsoJpt1.0, whole genome shotgun sequence, a single genomic window includes:
- the CNT1 gene encoding sodium/nucleoside cotransporter 1 isoform X3: protein MADQEPAEETPEEKPPRSKAWRITYIVLHVLLHVIFIAHFIGATVVFILFDKESDECIPPRSPAEETTESPGNLTDSTTSAPEESTSQEPKSSFKANILCKMNWCHGYGFLIIIFVIFYILWLYYWVFKPYVGIKLYNNYLEPAIDKWIEFSRKLIVSGVMLLIVVSLAVAYLGYECRYDGTKAIGLLGPVTFLLIGFAVSKHHKRVPWRIVTHGLLGQLLLGIFCLRAPFGRSIFECLGEKVTLFLGSANYGARFVYGDRICDEYVFAFAILAVVFFFSVVTSIMYYLGWMQFILNALGFLLQAMVGTTVCESVNAAANIFLGMSESPLVIRPYILILTVSELHTICTSGYATVAGTVLGAYVSFGASPAFLIAASVMAAPGSLAFSKLFYPETEESLTRSDNIQLEKSFVHFGCSRQWSSGSINDCPRDCVEHHCLSGHNVLPERLNRMDF, encoded by the exons ATGGCTGATCAGGAGCCAGCAGAAGAAACACCGGAGGAAAAGCCACCACGATCGAAAGCGTGGAGAATCACCTATATAGTTCTACATGTCTTGCTTCACGTAATCTTCATAGCTCATTTTATTGGAGCAACAGTAGTTTTCATATTGTTTG ACAAGGAATCCGACGAATGCATTCCACCTCGAAGTCCAGCTGAAGAAACAACGGAATCGCCAGGAAACTTAACTGACTCAACTACAAGTGCCCCAGAAGAAAGCACTTCTCAGGAACCGAAGTCTAGTTTTAAGGCGAACATTTTGTGTAAAATGAACTGGTGCCACGGATATGGGTTCCTCATAATCATTTTTGTCATATTCTATATACTTTGGCTGTATTACTGGGTATTCAAGCCATATGTGGGCATCAAGCTCTATAACAATTACCTGGAACCTGCCATTGACAAATGGATTGAGTTCAGCCGCAAGTT GATAGTTTCCGGCGTAATGCTGTTGATTGTTGTCTCGCTGGCGGTGGCCTACCTCGGTTACGAGTGCCGCTATGATGGGACCAAGGCGATAGGACTGCTGGGACCTGTAACTTTTCTCCTAATCGGATTTGCGGTGTCCAAGCACCACAAAAGGGTTCCCTGGCGCATAGTGACCCACGGTCTCCTTGGCCAGCTCCTGCTGGGCATCTTCTGCCTGCGTGCCCCTTTCGGTCGCTCCATTTTTGAATGTCTTGGCGAGAAGGTAACCTTGTTTCTGGGCTCCGCTAACTACGGAGCCCGCTTTGTGTACGGCGATCGGATATGTGACGAGTATGTCTTCGCTTTTGCCATACTAGCGGTGGTGTTCTTCTTCAGCGTGGTCACCAGCATCATGTACTATCTGGGCTGGATGCAGTTCATCCTGAACGCTTTGGGGTTCCTGCTGCAGGCCATGGTGGGCACCACGGTCTGTGAGAGCGTGAATGCAGCGGCCAACATCTTCCTGGGCATGTCCGAGAGCCCCCTGGTCATCCGGCCGTACATCCTGATACTGACCGTGAGCGAGTTGCACACCATCTGCACCTCCGGCTATGCCACGGTGGCAGGCACCGTGCTAGGGGCATATGTGAGCTTCGGTGCCTCGCCCGCCTTCCTGATCGCGGCCAGCGTGATGGCTGCTCCGGGCTCCCTAGCTTTCTCCAAGCTATTTTACCCCGAAACCGAGGAATCGCTGACCAGGTCCGACAACATACAGCTGGAAAAATC ATTCGTCCATTTTGGATGCAGCCGCCAGTGGAGCAGCGGCAGCATTAATGATTGTCCTCGGGATTGTGTCGAACATCATTGCCTTTCTGGCCATAATGTTCTTCCTGAACGCCTTAACCGAATGGACTTTTGA
- the CNT1 gene encoding uncharacterized transporter YutK isoform X2, translating into MADQEPAEETPEEKPPRSKAWRITYIVLHVLLHVIFIAHFIGATVVFILFDKESDECIPPRSPAEETTESPGNLTDSTTSAPEESTSQEPKSSFKANILCKMNWCHGYGFLIIIFVIFYILWLYYWVFKPYVGIKLYNNYLEPAIDKWIEFSRKLIVSGVMLLIVVSLAVAYLGYECRYDGTKAIGLLGPVTFLLIGFAVSKHHKRVPWRIVTHGLLGQLLLGIFCLRAPFGRSIFECLGEKVTLFLGSANYGARFVYGDRICDEYVFAFAILAVVFFFSVVTSIMYYLGWMQFILNALGFLLQAMVGTTVCESVNAAANIFLGMSESPLVIRPYILILTVSELHTICTSGYATVAGTVLGAYVSFGASPAFLIAASVMAAPGSLAFSKLFYPETEESLTRSDNIQLEKSPDSSILDAAASGAAAALMIVLGIVSNIIAFLAIMFFLNALTEWTFELLGLKNITLLFLLAQVFVPIVFLMGVPWQDCQEIGMVVAEKSLINEFIAYKHLGQLVSEHKVGPRSASIATFALCGFANPGSLGILIAALSAMAPARRSDITRVAVRAYFAGSFVSFTSASLAVPLTRHSHSR; encoded by the exons ATGGCTGATCAGGAGCCAGCAGAAGAAACACCGGAGGAAAAGCCACCACGATCGAAAGCGTGGAGAATCACCTATATAGTTCTACATGTCTTGCTTCACGTAATCTTCATAGCTCATTTTATTGGAGCAACAGTAGTTTTCATATTGTTTG ACAAGGAATCCGACGAATGCATTCCACCTCGAAGTCCAGCTGAAGAAACAACGGAATCGCCAGGAAACTTAACTGACTCAACTACAAGTGCCCCAGAAGAAAGCACTTCTCAGGAACCGAAGTCTAGTTTTAAGGCGAACATTTTGTGTAAAATGAACTGGTGCCACGGATATGGGTTCCTCATAATCATTTTTGTCATATTCTATATACTTTGGCTGTATTACTGGGTATTCAAGCCATATGTGGGCATCAAGCTCTATAACAATTACCTGGAACCTGCCATTGACAAATGGATTGAGTTCAGCCGCAAGTT GATAGTTTCCGGCGTAATGCTGTTGATTGTTGTCTCGCTGGCGGTGGCCTACCTCGGTTACGAGTGCCGCTATGATGGGACCAAGGCGATAGGACTGCTGGGACCTGTAACTTTTCTCCTAATCGGATTTGCGGTGTCCAAGCACCACAAAAGGGTTCCCTGGCGCATAGTGACCCACGGTCTCCTTGGCCAGCTCCTGCTGGGCATCTTCTGCCTGCGTGCCCCTTTCGGTCGCTCCATTTTTGAATGTCTTGGCGAGAAGGTAACCTTGTTTCTGGGCTCCGCTAACTACGGAGCCCGCTTTGTGTACGGCGATCGGATATGTGACGAGTATGTCTTCGCTTTTGCCATACTAGCGGTGGTGTTCTTCTTCAGCGTGGTCACCAGCATCATGTACTATCTGGGCTGGATGCAGTTCATCCTGAACGCTTTGGGGTTCCTGCTGCAGGCCATGGTGGGCACCACGGTCTGTGAGAGCGTGAATGCAGCGGCCAACATCTTCCTGGGCATGTCCGAGAGCCCCCTGGTCATCCGGCCGTACATCCTGATACTGACCGTGAGCGAGTTGCACACCATCTGCACCTCCGGCTATGCCACGGTGGCAGGCACCGTGCTAGGGGCATATGTGAGCTTCGGTGCCTCGCCCGCCTTCCTGATCGCGGCCAGCGTGATGGCTGCTCCGGGCTCCCTAGCTTTCTCCAAGCTATTTTACCCCGAAACCGAGGAATCGCTGACCAGGTCCGACAACATACAGCTGGAAAAATC GCCAGATTCGTCCATTTTGGATGCAGCCGCCAGTGGAGCAGCGGCAGCATTAATGATTGTCCTCGGGATTGTGTCGAACATCATTGCCTTTCTGGCCATAATGTTCTTCCTGAACGCCTTAACCGAATGGACTTTTGAGCTGCTCGGTCTGAAGAACATCACCCTGCTCTTCCTGCTCGCTCAGGTGTTTGTCCCAATAGTCTTCTTGATGGGCGTGCCATGGCAGGACTGTCAAGAGATTGGGATGGTGGTGGCCGAAAAATCTCTGATCAACGAGTTTATCGCCTATAAGCACCTAGGTCAGTTGGTGAGCGAGCATAAAGTAGGG CCACGGAGCGCTTCGATTGCTACATTTGCGCTTTGCGGATTTGCCAACCCCGGATCACTGGGCATCCTCATTGCTGCCCTGAGTGCAATGGCACCCGCACGACGTTCAGATATCACGCGGGTGGCCGTTCGAGCATATTTTGCTGGCAGTTTCGTCAGCTTCACATCGGCTTCGCTTGCAG TCCCCTTAACTAGGCATTCTCATTCAAGATGA
- the CNT1 gene encoding uncharacterized transporter YutK isoform X1, which translates to MADQEPAEETPEEKPPRSKAWRITYIVLHVLLHVIFIAHFIGATVVFILFDKESDECIPPRSPAEETTESPGNLTDSTTSAPEESTSQEPKSSFKANILCKMNWCHGYGFLIIIFVIFYILWLYYWVFKPYVGIKLYNNYLEPAIDKWIEFSRKLIVSGVMLLIVVSLAVAYLGYECRYDGTKAIGLLGPVTFLLIGFAVSKHHKRVPWRIVTHGLLGQLLLGIFCLRAPFGRSIFECLGEKVTLFLGSANYGARFVYGDRICDEYVFAFAILAVVFFFSVVTSIMYYLGWMQFILNALGFLLQAMVGTTVCESVNAAANIFLGMSESPLVIRPYILILTVSELHTICTSGYATVAGTVLGAYVSFGASPAFLIAASVMAAPGSLAFSKLFYPETEESLTRSDNIQLEKSPDSSILDAAASGAAAALMIVLGIVSNIIAFLAIMFFLNALTEWTFELLGLKNITLLFLLAQVFVPIVFLMGVPWQDCQEIGMVVAEKSLINEFIAYKHLGQLVSEHKVGPRSASIATFALCGFANPGSLGILIAALSAMAPARRSDITRVAVRAYFAGSFVSFTSASLAGILIQDDFIS; encoded by the exons ATGGCTGATCAGGAGCCAGCAGAAGAAACACCGGAGGAAAAGCCACCACGATCGAAAGCGTGGAGAATCACCTATATAGTTCTACATGTCTTGCTTCACGTAATCTTCATAGCTCATTTTATTGGAGCAACAGTAGTTTTCATATTGTTTG ACAAGGAATCCGACGAATGCATTCCACCTCGAAGTCCAGCTGAAGAAACAACGGAATCGCCAGGAAACTTAACTGACTCAACTACAAGTGCCCCAGAAGAAAGCACTTCTCAGGAACCGAAGTCTAGTTTTAAGGCGAACATTTTGTGTAAAATGAACTGGTGCCACGGATATGGGTTCCTCATAATCATTTTTGTCATATTCTATATACTTTGGCTGTATTACTGGGTATTCAAGCCATATGTGGGCATCAAGCTCTATAACAATTACCTGGAACCTGCCATTGACAAATGGATTGAGTTCAGCCGCAAGTT GATAGTTTCCGGCGTAATGCTGTTGATTGTTGTCTCGCTGGCGGTGGCCTACCTCGGTTACGAGTGCCGCTATGATGGGACCAAGGCGATAGGACTGCTGGGACCTGTAACTTTTCTCCTAATCGGATTTGCGGTGTCCAAGCACCACAAAAGGGTTCCCTGGCGCATAGTGACCCACGGTCTCCTTGGCCAGCTCCTGCTGGGCATCTTCTGCCTGCGTGCCCCTTTCGGTCGCTCCATTTTTGAATGTCTTGGCGAGAAGGTAACCTTGTTTCTGGGCTCCGCTAACTACGGAGCCCGCTTTGTGTACGGCGATCGGATATGTGACGAGTATGTCTTCGCTTTTGCCATACTAGCGGTGGTGTTCTTCTTCAGCGTGGTCACCAGCATCATGTACTATCTGGGCTGGATGCAGTTCATCCTGAACGCTTTGGGGTTCCTGCTGCAGGCCATGGTGGGCACCACGGTCTGTGAGAGCGTGAATGCAGCGGCCAACATCTTCCTGGGCATGTCCGAGAGCCCCCTGGTCATCCGGCCGTACATCCTGATACTGACCGTGAGCGAGTTGCACACCATCTGCACCTCCGGCTATGCCACGGTGGCAGGCACCGTGCTAGGGGCATATGTGAGCTTCGGTGCCTCGCCCGCCTTCCTGATCGCGGCCAGCGTGATGGCTGCTCCGGGCTCCCTAGCTTTCTCCAAGCTATTTTACCCCGAAACCGAGGAATCGCTGACCAGGTCCGACAACATACAGCTGGAAAAATC GCCAGATTCGTCCATTTTGGATGCAGCCGCCAGTGGAGCAGCGGCAGCATTAATGATTGTCCTCGGGATTGTGTCGAACATCATTGCCTTTCTGGCCATAATGTTCTTCCTGAACGCCTTAACCGAATGGACTTTTGAGCTGCTCGGTCTGAAGAACATCACCCTGCTCTTCCTGCTCGCTCAGGTGTTTGTCCCAATAGTCTTCTTGATGGGCGTGCCATGGCAGGACTGTCAAGAGATTGGGATGGTGGTGGCCGAAAAATCTCTGATCAACGAGTTTATCGCCTATAAGCACCTAGGTCAGTTGGTGAGCGAGCATAAAGTAGGG CCACGGAGCGCTTCGATTGCTACATTTGCGCTTTGCGGATTTGCCAACCCCGGATCACTGGGCATCCTCATTGCTGCCCTGAGTGCAATGGCACCCGCACGACGTTCAGATATCACGCGGGTGGCCGTTCGAGCATATTTTGCTGGCAGTTTCGTCAGCTTCACATCGGCTTCGCTTGCAG GCATTCTCATTCAAGATGATTTTATATCCTAG
- the CNT1 gene encoding sodium/nucleoside cotransporter 2 isoform X4: MLLIVVSLAVAYLGYECRYDGTKAIGLLGPVTFLLIGFAVSKHHKRVPWRIVTHGLLGQLLLGIFCLRAPFGRSIFECLGEKVTLFLGSANYGARFVYGDRICDEYVFAFAILAVVFFFSVVTSIMYYLGWMQFILNALGFLLQAMVGTTVCESVNAAANIFLGMSESPLVIRPYILILTVSELHTICTSGYATVAGTVLGAYVSFGASPAFLIAASVMAAPGSLAFSKLFYPETEESLTRSDNIQLEKSPDSSILDAAASGAAAALMIVLGIVSNIIAFLAIMFFLNALTEWTFELLGLKNITLLFLLAQVFVPIVFLMGVPWQDCQEIGMVVAEKSLINEFIAYKHLGQLVSEHKVGPRSASIATFALCGFANPGSLGILIAALSAMAPARRSDITRVAVRAYFAGSFVSFTSASLAGILIQDDFIS; this comes from the exons ATGCTGTTGATTGTTGTCTCGCTGGCGGTGGCCTACCTCGGTTACGAGTGCCGCTATGATGGGACCAAGGCGATAGGACTGCTGGGACCTGTAACTTTTCTCCTAATCGGATTTGCGGTGTCCAAGCACCACAAAAGGGTTCCCTGGCGCATAGTGACCCACGGTCTCCTTGGCCAGCTCCTGCTGGGCATCTTCTGCCTGCGTGCCCCTTTCGGTCGCTCCATTTTTGAATGTCTTGGCGAGAAGGTAACCTTGTTTCTGGGCTCCGCTAACTACGGAGCCCGCTTTGTGTACGGCGATCGGATATGTGACGAGTATGTCTTCGCTTTTGCCATACTAGCGGTGGTGTTCTTCTTCAGCGTGGTCACCAGCATCATGTACTATCTGGGCTGGATGCAGTTCATCCTGAACGCTTTGGGGTTCCTGCTGCAGGCCATGGTGGGCACCACGGTCTGTGAGAGCGTGAATGCAGCGGCCAACATCTTCCTGGGCATGTCCGAGAGCCCCCTGGTCATCCGGCCGTACATCCTGATACTGACCGTGAGCGAGTTGCACACCATCTGCACCTCCGGCTATGCCACGGTGGCAGGCACCGTGCTAGGGGCATATGTGAGCTTCGGTGCCTCGCCCGCCTTCCTGATCGCGGCCAGCGTGATGGCTGCTCCGGGCTCCCTAGCTTTCTCCAAGCTATTTTACCCCGAAACCGAGGAATCGCTGACCAGGTCCGACAACATACAGCTGGAAAAATC GCCAGATTCGTCCATTTTGGATGCAGCCGCCAGTGGAGCAGCGGCAGCATTAATGATTGTCCTCGGGATTGTGTCGAACATCATTGCCTTTCTGGCCATAATGTTCTTCCTGAACGCCTTAACCGAATGGACTTTTGAGCTGCTCGGTCTGAAGAACATCACCCTGCTCTTCCTGCTCGCTCAGGTGTTTGTCCCAATAGTCTTCTTGATGGGCGTGCCATGGCAGGACTGTCAAGAGATTGGGATGGTGGTGGCCGAAAAATCTCTGATCAACGAGTTTATCGCCTATAAGCACCTAGGTCAGTTGGTGAGCGAGCATAAAGTAGGG CCACGGAGCGCTTCGATTGCTACATTTGCGCTTTGCGGATTTGCCAACCCCGGATCACTGGGCATCCTCATTGCTGCCCTGAGTGCAATGGCACCCGCACGACGTTCAGATATCACGCGGGTGGCCGTTCGAGCATATTTTGCTGGCAGTTTCGTCAGCTTCACATCGGCTTCGCTTGCAG GCATTCTCATTCAAGATGATTTTATATCCTAG
- the CNT1 gene encoding sodium/nucleoside cotransporter 2 isoform X5, protein MSWREAVVFFFSVVTSIMYYLGWMQFILNALGFLLQAMVGTTVCESVNAAANIFLGMSESPLVIRPYILILTVSELHTICTSGYATVAGTVLGAYVSFGASPAFLIAASVMAAPGSLAFSKLFYPETEESLTRSDNIQLEKSPDSSILDAAASGAAAALMIVLGIVSNIIAFLAIMFFLNALTEWTFELLGLKNITLLFLLAQVFVPIVFLMGVPWQDCQEIGMVVAEKSLINEFIAYKHLGQLVSEHKVGPRSASIATFALCGFANPGSLGILIAALSAMAPARRSDITRVAVRAYFAGSFVSFTSASLAGILIQDDFIS, encoded by the exons ATGTCTTGGCGAGAAG CGGTGGTGTTCTTCTTCAGCGTGGTCACCAGCATCATGTACTATCTGGGCTGGATGCAGTTCATCCTGAACGCTTTGGGGTTCCTGCTGCAGGCCATGGTGGGCACCACGGTCTGTGAGAGCGTGAATGCAGCGGCCAACATCTTCCTGGGCATGTCCGAGAGCCCCCTGGTCATCCGGCCGTACATCCTGATACTGACCGTGAGCGAGTTGCACACCATCTGCACCTCCGGCTATGCCACGGTGGCAGGCACCGTGCTAGGGGCATATGTGAGCTTCGGTGCCTCGCCCGCCTTCCTGATCGCGGCCAGCGTGATGGCTGCTCCGGGCTCCCTAGCTTTCTCCAAGCTATTTTACCCCGAAACCGAGGAATCGCTGACCAGGTCCGACAACATACAGCTGGAAAAATC GCCAGATTCGTCCATTTTGGATGCAGCCGCCAGTGGAGCAGCGGCAGCATTAATGATTGTCCTCGGGATTGTGTCGAACATCATTGCCTTTCTGGCCATAATGTTCTTCCTGAACGCCTTAACCGAATGGACTTTTGAGCTGCTCGGTCTGAAGAACATCACCCTGCTCTTCCTGCTCGCTCAGGTGTTTGTCCCAATAGTCTTCTTGATGGGCGTGCCATGGCAGGACTGTCAAGAGATTGGGATGGTGGTGGCCGAAAAATCTCTGATCAACGAGTTTATCGCCTATAAGCACCTAGGTCAGTTGGTGAGCGAGCATAAAGTAGGG CCACGGAGCGCTTCGATTGCTACATTTGCGCTTTGCGGATTTGCCAACCCCGGATCACTGGGCATCCTCATTGCTGCCCTGAGTGCAATGGCACCCGCACGACGTTCAGATATCACGCGGGTGGCCGTTCGAGCATATTTTGCTGGCAGTTTCGTCAGCTTCACATCGGCTTCGCTTGCAG GCATTCTCATTCAAGATGATTTTATATCCTAG